A single window of Myxocyprinus asiaticus isolate MX2 ecotype Aquarium Trade chromosome 34, UBuf_Myxa_2, whole genome shotgun sequence DNA harbors:
- the LOC127424941 gene encoding triosephosphate isomerase A, producing MSPRKFFVGGNWKMNGDKETLGEIIMTLNTASLNDETEVVCGAPSIYLDYVRSKLDRRIDVAAQNCYKVPKGAFTGEISPAMIKDCGVEWVILGHSERRHVFGESDELIGQKVAHCLESDLGVIACIGEKLEEREAETTEDVVFAQTKVIADNVKDWARVVLAYEPVWAIGTGRTATPDQAQEVHEKLRGWLRANVSEAVADSVRIIYGGSVTGGNCKELAAQADVDGFLVGGASLKPEFVDIINACS from the exons ATGTCACCAAGAAAATTCTTCGTCGGGGGAAACTGGAAAATGAACGGCGATAAAGAGACACTTGGCGAAATAATTATGACCTTGAACACGGCCAGTCTGAAcgatgaaacag AGGTGGTGTGTGGAGCACCATCCATCTACCTTGATTATGTGAGATCTAAACTGGACCGGAGGATTGATGTGGCCGCCCAGAACTGCTATAAGGTACCCAAAGGAGCCTTCACTGGGGAGATCAG CCCAGCAATGATTAAAGACTGTGGAGTCGAATGGGTGATTCTGGGGCATTCCGAAAGACGTCATGTTTTTGGCGAGAGTGATGAG CTGATTGGTCAGAAAGTGGCTCATTGCCTAGAGAGTGATTTGGGCGTGATTGCCTGCATTGGGGAGAAACTGGAGGAGAGAGAGGCTGAAACCACTGAGGATGTGGTGTTTGCACAGACCAAAGTCATTGCAG ACAATGTGAAGGACTGGGCTCGTGTGGTTCTAGCATATGAACCAGTGTGGGCCATTGGCACTGGCAGAACTGCCACACCTGATCAG GCCCAGGAGGTTCATGAGAAACTGAGAGGATGGCTGAGAGCGAATGTGTCAGAAGCAGTAGCAGACTCTGTGCGCATCATCTATGGAG GCTCTGTTACTGGGGGAAACTGCAAAGAGCTTGCAGCCCAGGCTGATGTTGATGGCTTCCTGGTTGGAGGTGCTTCCCTCAAGCCTgagtttgttgacatcattaatgCCTGTTCATAG